In a genomic window of Enterobacter asburiae:
- a CDS encoding DUF853 domain-containing protein has translation MSTPLLIARTLEKELYLLPAMANRHGLITGATGTGKTVTLQKLAESLSEIGVPVFMADVKGDLTGVAQEGTASEKLLERLKNIGIKNWTPHGNPVVVWDIFGEKGHPVRATVSDLGPLLLARLLNLNDVQSGVLNIIFRIADDQGLLLLDFKDLRAITQYIGDNAKSFQNQYGNISSASVGAIQRGLLTLEQQGAEHFFGEPMLDIKDWMRTDSNGKGVINILSSEKLYQMPKLYAASLLWMLSELYEQLPEAGDLEKPKLVFFFDEAHLLFNDAPQVLLDKIEQVIRLIRSKGVGVWFVSQNPSDIPDNVLGQLGNRVQHALRAFTPKDQKAVKAAAQTMRANPAFDTEAAIQALGTGEALISFLDAKGSPSIVERAMVIAPCSRMGPVTDDERNGLINHSPVYGKYEDEVDRESAFEMLQKGVQATTESQDAPAAKGQSVAVDDGILGGLKDILFGSTGPRGGKRDGVVQTMAKSAARQVTNQIVRGMLGSLLGGRRR, from the coding sequence TTCAGAGATTGGCGTGCCGGTCTTTATGGCTGACGTGAAGGGCGATTTAACCGGCGTGGCTCAGGAGGGTACTGCTTCTGAAAAACTGCTTGAGAGGCTGAAGAATATTGGCATCAAGAACTGGACGCCGCACGGCAACCCGGTGGTGGTCTGGGATATCTTCGGTGAGAAAGGCCATCCGGTGCGCGCCACCGTCTCCGATCTCGGCCCGCTGCTGCTGGCCCGCCTGCTCAACCTTAACGACGTGCAGTCCGGGGTGCTGAATATCATCTTCCGCATTGCCGACGATCAGGGGCTGCTGCTGCTTGACTTCAAGGATCTGCGAGCCATTACCCAGTATATCGGCGATAACGCCAAATCCTTCCAGAACCAGTACGGCAATATCAGCAGCGCCTCTGTCGGGGCCATTCAGCGTGGGCTTCTGACCCTGGAGCAACAGGGTGCCGAGCACTTCTTCGGCGAGCCGATGCTGGATATCAAAGACTGGATGCGTACCGACAGCAATGGCAAAGGCGTCATCAACATTCTGAGCTCTGAAAAGCTCTACCAGATGCCGAAGCTTTACGCCGCCAGCCTGCTGTGGATGCTCTCCGAACTGTACGAGCAGCTACCGGAAGCGGGCGATCTGGAAAAACCAAAACTGGTCTTCTTCTTCGACGAAGCGCATCTGCTGTTTAACGACGCACCGCAGGTGCTGCTGGATAAAATTGAACAGGTCATCCGCCTGATCCGCTCCAAAGGGGTTGGCGTCTGGTTTGTGTCGCAAAACCCGTCGGATATCCCGGATAACGTGCTTGGCCAGCTCGGTAACCGCGTGCAGCACGCCCTGCGCGCCTTTACGCCGAAGGATCAGAAAGCGGTGAAAGCCGCCGCGCAAACCATGCGTGCCAATCCGGCCTTTGATACCGAAGCGGCGATTCAGGCGCTGGGCACCGGTGAAGCGCTGATCTCGTTCCTTGATGCGAAGGGCAGCCCCTCCATCGTGGAGCGCGCGATGGTGATCGCGCCCTGCTCGCGCATGGGGCCCGTTACTGACGATGAACGTAACGGCCTGATTAACCACTCCCCGGTTTACGGGAAGTACGAAGACGAGGTGGATCGCGAGTCCGCGTTTGAGATGCTGCAAAAAGGGGTGCAGGCGACAACCGAATCGCAGGATGCGCCTGCCGCTAAAGGGCAGTCTGTCGCCGTGGATGACGGTATTCTCGGGGGGCTCAAAGACATCCTGTTCGGCAGTACCGGGCCGCGCGGCGGCAAGCGCGACGGCGTGGTACAGACCATGGCGAAAAGCGCGGCGCGGCAGGTTACCAATCAGATAGTGCGCGGCATGCTGGGAAGTCTGTTAGGGGGACGTCGCCGGTAG